From Kitasatospora sp. MAP12-44:
CGGCCCAGCGACGACAGGTCGTAGGAACAGGAATCGAGATCCTGGGCACGGGCGAGGGCCTCATCGAAACTGGGGGCATCCACGACCAGGGTCACGGCGCTGGGCAGGGCGGTGAAGGTGAATGCGGGGATGGCATCGTCCTCTCTAGGCGGCACTGTGACGGGGTGGCGGCCGAAACGGGGAGGCTGGTGCTTCGGCCGCGCGCGGCATGAGCGCGTTCCGTGCGGGCCCCGGCGGGGCGGTCCGGGTCGGAACCGGCTGTCAGGTGATGGCCGGGGGCGGGGATGACGGTGATCCTGGCCGCTTGGCGGGCGGCGTGGGTGAGTGAGGAGGAGCGTCGCTCGACCGGCTCCGAGGTGGCCATGGCCGTGGTGAGGGCGGCGAGGATCGGCACCGGTGTGACCCGCGACAGGTGCCCGTACCAGCGGTCACCGCCCGGTACCCCGGCCGCGAAGGTCCACGTCTCGTCGTTGCCGAGGTAGGTTCCTTGGCCGAGGGTGAGGGAGTGCTTCCAGTTGATCCTGGCGTCGCCTACGGGCGAACTCATCACGGCCAGATCGGCGAACCGTTCGGAGGTCCGCCGCCACCCGGCGGTGGTCAGGGGCTCGTACACGTCGTCCATGTCGTGGTCGTAGTCGTACTTCAGGGCGTCGGCGGTCCACAACTGAGCGAGTGTTGTCGCCAGCGAGGTCATGAACTCGCTAGGCGTCAGCGCGGTGAAGTGGCCCGACCACGTCACGTGGCCGGCGAACGGGTCCTGGGCCACCGCGACCTTCCAGCGCCGCAGGCCGCCCTCGGCGACGCTGGCCAAGCGCACTCGGTGGTCGGGGGTGGCGAGGTAGGAGTTTCCGGCGCCGTCGTTGGTCAGGACGGCGCCGACCTCCAGGAGGGGGTGCAGGGGGCTGAGGTAGTCCTCGGCGGGGCCGGCGAGGTAGGCCGGCGCGATCCGGACGAGGCCCTCGGCCTCTTCCCCGAGTTGCGGCTGGATGGGCGGGCTGGGCAGAGGTCCGTTCCTTACGGTTGGTGCTGCTGGGCTGGCTTCGCTGGAGGCGGGGCCTGACGCGAGCCGCTTTGAACGGTCAGGTCCTGCTGCCGCGCCGGGCGGCCGGCGGGAGCGAGGCGGCGGTGACTGCGGGTGTGATCGGGGCTGTCTGCGCGGTCGTGGACGTGGTGGCCGAGGAGGTCCGGGCGGACTGGGCCCGCGAGTTGATCCGCACGCGCGAGCGGGCGGCGGCCGGCTGCGGCGTTGTGTCCGCGAAGAGCGCGAGGTACTCGCCGATAGCCTCCCGGATCGGCCCGGGTTGCAGGCGCCCACTCCTGTTCAACTCGGCCAGACGGTCCAGGTCGCTGTGCATCTGTCCCGGGGATCGCTGCGGGATGGTGCGGTAGGAGTCGAAGTCGAAGGTGTTGGCGCCCAGTTCCACGCCGCTGGGTCGCAGCACGACCCGCACGTGGACGCCGCGGTAGGTCTCCGCGTGCCTGCCGTTGGCCAGCTGTGCGGTGATGAGCAGGTCGTCGCGGCGCGCGACCTGCTGGTGGCCGGCGGTGGTCCCATCGGCGAGCGGCGCGAGGATGCCGAGGACGGTCGTCTGGTCGGTGGCCATGGTGCTCCTGCGGGAAGGGAGAGGCGGTTAGCGGCTGCCGGGGCAGGCTCGGTTGGACTGCGGGCTCCTTGACCGGGGCGGCTAGGGTGCTGCGGGCGCAGGCTGCCGCGGACCGGTCAGCGTCCAGCAGTGGAACTCGAAGTCCGGCAGGGAGGTCTCCTCGCGTCGTCGGGCGCGGTGGTGATCGCGGTCAGCGGCTCGGTGCCGAGTCGCGTGTGTGGTCGTCAGCCGCCTGGGCTGCGGTCAGCGACCACGTCTGGCTGGTTCCGGCCGCCCGCTGTCGGCGTGGTGGAGCGGCTGCGCCGCAGAGGGCTGCGTGACTGCCGTGCGCAGGGCGGCGGCGCCAGCGCGGGTGGGCGCCGGAGCCTGCGTCTTGCCGACCGTGTTCAGTGGCTGGACGTCGAGATAGATGAGGTGCTCGTCGGTGAGGTCCCGGCCGAGCCGTTCCACAGGGGTGCGGTCGGCTACCGCTCCGGTGACTGCGGCAAGCAATTCGGCGGGTATGCGGGCGGAGAGCTGGGCGTACCAGCCTTCCTTGGGGCCAGGACCGAGGACTCCACCGCTGAGGACCCAGTCGTCACTCTTTCCGGCGGCGAGGCTGCCCGGGTCGGTGCACCGGCCGATCGTTGCGATCTCGGCGCTCGGTTCGGTCCAGGCGATGTAGCCCGGGACGGTTTCGGCGAACCATCCGGCCGTGCGTAGCGGCGCCAGGCCGGCGTCCGGAGGTGTGGACGGGTCGAACAGCGCTCGCGGGGCAGTCGCCAACTGGGTGGCGATGGCGGTGTGGAGAGCGGCGACGATCTCCGGCGGGGTCTGGGGGTCGAACTGGGCGTGCCAGATTTCCCTGCCGGTGAGCAGGGCGTGGCAGCTGGTTGTCCAGGTCGTATCAGTGCCAGTGCTGGTGTCGGTCGTTCGGGCTTCGGCGCGCACGCGTCCGCACGGGCTGGTGTAGCGGGTAGCGCCCTCTCGTTCGGCTCGGATCCAGGCGGCGAGCTGCAACGGCTGGCCGGGCAGCATCGGATTGTGGCCGGGACCGGCGAGGAACGGCGGCGCGACGTTCGCGATGGGGGCGGGTCGCGGCTCCGGGGCGAACAGGGTGCCGACGAGGTCGCGGGCTTCGTAGAGCAGCTCGTAGACGCGGACCTCGACTGGCTCCCGCTGATCCTGCGGCAGGGTGCTCCACTTGCGGGCGGTGACCGGGTTGCCGAGGGTGCTCTGGATGAACTGGCCGTCCATGGTGGCCCAGATGTCGGAGGCGTCGTCGCTGGCCCACGCGATCTGCTTGGCAGCCACGCGGACGGCCGCGGTGAGGATGTCGTCGCTGGTGAAGGGCAGTTCGGCCAGTGGCGTCAGGATGGGCGTCGTGGTGGGGCTGGCGACGCGCGGCGCGTCGGGGGCCGGTATGTGCCCGACGAGTTGTTCGGCGCGCCAGGCGGCGTCCAGGACCAGGTCGGTGGCCAGCTCGTAGGCGAGGTCTCGCTGTGCTTCGGGCAGGGAACCCCAGGTCCGGGGGTTGTACCCCTTCGAGCTGGGGATGACCTGGTCTTCGAGATGTTCGACGACATGCTCGGGCAGGTCGACGTGCTCCAGAGCAGCCGCGCAGTGCTCGGCTGCCGCTGCGCGAAGGTCATCGTCGGTGTACGGCACTGCGGTTGGGATGGTCTCTCCGTTGTGGGTTGCGGGTACGAAGGTTGGCGGGCGGGTGCGGCGCCTGGTCGCGGCGGTGGGTTCCGGGGTGTCGGCCGTTGCTGGCCCGGCGCGGTCCGGTCAGGCTGTGAATCGGGATCCGGGTTCAGCGGGTGCGCGGGGCAGGGAGCTGCGGGGTGTCCAGGCCGCCGGTTGCGTCGTCGTCCGTGCCGCTCGAACTGCGTTGCCGCGCTTGGCGCTCAGCGAGTCGGAGTGTTCCGGCGTGGAGGCGTGCGGCGGATCGACGTAGATGTCGAGGTAGTATCCGATGGCCTGGCGGAGCGCCGCGGGCTCGAGTTCTCCGCTCCGGTGAAGGTCGTGGAACGAAGATCACGGGCGGGTCCTCGGCGGCGGCAGGTCGGCGGAGTTGTACGTCGGCACGGTCCTCCTCAACGGCGGTGGAAGATGGCGTGGGAATCGGCGGAGGGTACAGTGCTCAGCGGGGGGCCGCTGACGATGACTTTCGCCGCAGGGCCCGCTGCTGCCAGGGCCGGGCTCGCCCCGGCTGCCGCAGCTGCGCGCCGGACGGGGGCCGGGGCAAGCGGGGTCACGGTCAGCCGGGCCGTCATCTCCTGTCCGAGGTAGGTGCTGTTGCGCAGCAGCGGTTCGGGGCTGGCGGCAGCGGCGGTGAAGGCAGTCAGGATCCGCAGCGGGGTGTTGGCGGTGAACCGGGCCTCCCAGCTCGTCAGGGATTCGCCCGTCGTGCAGCTGACGAGGAGGTAAGGGCTATGCCACGGGCCGTCC
This genomic window contains:
- a CDS encoding DUF317 domain-containing protein; this translates as MASVAEGGLRRWKVAVAQDPFAGHVTWSGHFTALTPSEFMTSLATTLAQLWTADALKYDYDHDMDDVYEPLTTAGWRRTSERFADLAVMSSPVGDARINWKHSLTLGQGTYLGNDETWTFAAGVPGGDRWYGHLSRVTPVPILAALTTAMATSEPVERRSSSLTHAARQAARITVIPAPGHHLTAGSDPDRPAGARTERAHAARGRSTSLPVSAATPSQCRLERTMPSPHSPSPPCPAP
- a CDS encoding DUF317 domain-containing protein; translation: MPYTDDDLRAAAAEHCAAALEHVDLPEHVVEHLEDQVIPSSKGYNPRTWGSLPEAQRDLAYELATDLVLDAAWRAEQLVGHIPAPDAPRVASPTTTPILTPLAELPFTSDDILTAAVRVAAKQIAWASDDASDIWATMDGQFIQSTLGNPVTARKWSTLPQDQREPVEVRVYELLYEARDLVGTLFAPEPRPAPIANVAPPFLAGPGHNPMLPGQPLQLAAWIRAEREGATRYTSPCGRVRAEARTTDTSTGTDTTWTTSCHALLTGREIWHAQFDPQTPPEIVAALHTAIATQLATAPRALFDPSTPPDAGLAPLRTAGWFAETVPGYIAWTEPSAEIATIGRCTDPGSLAAGKSDDWVLSGGVLGPGPKEGWYAQLSARIPAELLAAVTGAVADRTPVERLGRDLTDEHLIYLDVQPLNTVGKTQAPAPTRAGAAALRTAVTQPSAAQPLHHADSGRPEPARRGR